The following proteins are encoded in a genomic region of Variovorax paradoxus:
- a CDS encoding TetR/AcrR family transcriptional regulator, translating to MDTSELPARERILHTAHDLFYADGIRATGIDRVIAASGVTKVTFYRHFPSKDDLVREFLDHRHARWMAWFVDALGRRGAHERAGNAGALLLLPEVMAEWFADPGFRGCAFINSVAEVGGSVQGATERAREHKREMVEVIAGLLPAGAASRMALAQAAALGVDGAIVKAQMGGPAMAREAVDDLRRLLEALVAAPAPAASR from the coding sequence ATGGACACCTCCGAACTGCCCGCGCGCGAGCGCATCCTGCACACGGCGCACGACCTCTTCTATGCCGACGGCATTCGCGCCACGGGCATCGACCGCGTCATTGCGGCCTCGGGCGTGACCAAGGTCACCTTCTACCGGCACTTTCCGTCGAAGGACGACCTGGTGCGCGAGTTTCTCGATCACCGCCATGCACGGTGGATGGCATGGTTCGTCGATGCGCTGGGCCGGCGCGGCGCGCATGAACGTGCAGGCAATGCGGGTGCCTTGCTGCTGCTGCCCGAGGTGATGGCCGAATGGTTCGCCGACCCGGGTTTTCGGGGCTGCGCGTTCATCAACTCGGTGGCCGAGGTGGGCGGCAGCGTGCAGGGCGCTACTGAGCGCGCGCGCGAACACAAGCGTGAAATGGTCGAGGTCATCGCGGGCTTGCTGCCTGCCGGCGCTGCGTCGCGCATGGCGCTCGCGCAGGCTGCCGCGCTCGGAGTGGACGGTGCCATCGTCAAGGCGCAGATGGGCGGCCCGGCCATGGCGCGCGAAGCCGTGGACGATCTGCGCCGCCTGCTCGAAGCCCTGGTTGCCGCGCCGGCACCGGCCGCGAGCCGATAA
- a CDS encoding LysR substrate-binding domain-containing protein, with amino-acid sequence MASTRLPSTQGLQAFEAVARLRSVNLAAEELSVTPSAVSHRIRQLESQLALKFFSGNDFSLSADGIAYLARVREAIAALQQVPGREPESQVRRLRVAVTPTFSRQMLLPRLALFRDAYPNIELMLQVTTPVRNMTAEEADIELRFGTGPFHDRESFQLLADEVSPVCSPAYLQRYGPFDGFSTDAEVARAQLLRTPLEAWRTWFKACGIGLPEPAAGHQFHDLGLALDAAAEDFGVVLMHLKLGSAWLESGRLVRLSDVSVPSPNAYFICWRPGAMERWECATFVEWLREALRSQLNSFQARAG; translated from the coding sequence ATGGCTTCAACGCGACTTCCCTCGACGCAGGGCCTGCAGGCCTTCGAGGCCGTGGCACGGCTGCGCAGCGTGAACCTTGCAGCGGAGGAGCTCAGCGTCACCCCCAGCGCGGTGAGCCACCGCATACGGCAGCTCGAATCGCAGCTGGCGCTCAAGTTCTTCAGCGGCAACGACTTCAGCCTGAGCGCCGACGGCATCGCCTACCTGGCCCGTGTGCGCGAGGCCATTGCGGCACTTCAGCAGGTGCCCGGGCGGGAGCCCGAGTCGCAGGTGAGGCGGCTTCGCGTGGCGGTCACGCCCACCTTCTCGCGCCAGATGCTGCTGCCCCGGCTCGCGCTGTTCCGCGATGCCTACCCGAACATCGAACTCATGCTGCAGGTGACCACGCCGGTGCGCAACATGACGGCCGAAGAGGCCGACATCGAGCTGCGCTTCGGCACCGGGCCGTTCCACGACCGCGAGTCTTTTCAGCTGCTGGCGGACGAGGTTTCGCCGGTGTGCAGCCCGGCCTACCTGCAGCGCTACGGCCCCTTCGACGGTTTTTCCACCGATGCGGAGGTTGCCCGCGCGCAGTTGCTGCGAACGCCGCTGGAAGCCTGGCGCACCTGGTTCAAGGCCTGCGGCATCGGACTGCCCGAGCCGGCCGCCGGCCACCAGTTCCATGACCTGGGCCTGGCGCTCGATGCGGCGGCCGAAGACTTCGGCGTGGTGCTCATGCACCTGAAGCTGGGCAGCGCCTGGCTCGAGAGCGGCCGGCTGGTGCGGCTTTCGGATGTGAGCGTTCCCTCGCCCAATGCCTATTTCATCTGCTGGCGGCCCGGTGCGATGGAGCGCTGGGAATGCGCGACCTTCGTCGAATGGCTGCGCGAGGCGCTGCGCAGCCAGCTGAATTCTTTTCAGGCCAGGGCCGGGTAA
- a CDS encoding alpha-hydroxy acid oxidase has protein sequence MPDLSKITCIEDLRVIAKRRVPKMFYDYADSGAWTESTYRANESDFQKIKLRQRVAVNMEGRSTRSTMIGQDVAMPVAIAPTGLTGMQHADGEILGARAAKAFGIPFTLSTMSICSLEDIAEHTGRHPFWFQLYVMKDRDFIERLIERARAANVSALQLTLDLQILGQRHKDIRNGLSTPPKPTLANMINLATKPHWCLGMLGTKRRTFGNIAGHAKGVKDLSSLSSWTAEQFDPALSWADVEWIKKRWGGKLILKGIMDAEDARLAADSGADALIVSNHGGRQLDGAPSSISALPAIVDAVGSDIEVWMDGGIRSGQDVLKARALGARGTLIGRSFLYGLGAYGQAGVTRALQIIHKELDITMAFCGRTDIENVDSGILLPGTF, from the coding sequence GTGCCCGACCTTTCCAAGATCACCTGCATCGAAGACCTGCGGGTGATTGCCAAGCGGCGCGTGCCGAAGATGTTCTACGACTATGCCGACTCCGGCGCGTGGACCGAGAGCACCTACCGCGCCAACGAGAGCGACTTCCAGAAGATCAAGCTGCGCCAGCGCGTGGCGGTGAATATGGAGGGCCGCTCCACCCGTTCCACCATGATCGGCCAGGACGTGGCCATGCCGGTGGCCATTGCGCCCACCGGCCTTACAGGCATGCAGCACGCCGACGGCGAAATCCTCGGTGCGCGCGCGGCCAAGGCTTTCGGCATTCCGTTCACGCTGTCGACCATGAGCATCTGCTCGCTGGAAGACATTGCGGAGCACACCGGCCGGCATCCGTTCTGGTTCCAGCTTTATGTGATGAAGGACCGCGACTTCATCGAGCGGCTGATCGAGCGCGCCCGCGCGGCGAACGTCTCGGCGCTGCAGCTCACGCTCGACCTGCAGATTCTCGGCCAGCGCCACAAGGACATCAGAAACGGCCTCTCGACGCCGCCCAAGCCAACCCTCGCCAACATGATCAACCTGGCGACCAAGCCGCACTGGTGCCTGGGCATGCTGGGCACCAAACGCCGCACCTTCGGCAACATCGCGGGCCATGCCAAGGGCGTGAAAGACCTGTCGTCGCTGTCGTCGTGGACGGCCGAGCAGTTCGACCCCGCGCTGAGCTGGGCCGACGTGGAGTGGATCAAGAAGCGCTGGGGCGGTAAGCTGATCCTCAAGGGCATCATGGACGCCGAAGACGCGCGCCTGGCCGCCGACAGCGGCGCCGATGCGCTCATCGTTTCCAACCACGGCGGGCGCCAGCTCGACGGCGCGCCCTCCTCCATCTCGGCGCTGCCGGCCATCGTCGACGCCGTGGGCAGCGACATCGAGGTGTGGATGGACGGCGGCATCCGCAGCGGACAGGACGTGCTCAAGGCCCGCGCGCTCGGCGCCCGCGGCACGCTCATCGGCCGCAGCTTTCTCTACGGCCTGGGCGCCTACGGCCAGGCCGGCGTCACGCGCGCGCTGCAGATCATCCACAAGGAACTCGACATCACCATGGCCTTTTGCGGCCGCACCGATATCGAGAACGTGGATTCGGGCATTCTGCTGCCGGGCACCTTCTAA
- a CDS encoding MFS family transporter, with the protein MSAVTPVTESPSASAPPPQHYTAEEKRHRVFSIMAASSGNLVEWFDFYVYAFSALYFASAFFPKSDPTVQLLNTAGVFAAGFLMRPVGGWLFGRIADKIGRKTSMLISVTMMCGGSLVIAFLPTYAQIGAWAPFLLLVCRLFQGLSVGGEYGTTATYMSEVALRGQRGFFSSFQYVTLIGGQLLAVLVIVVLEQLLTEAELKAWGWRIPFVIGAVAAVVALLLRRTLHETQSAEAKANQEAGTMAGLFKHHTPAFLTVLGYTAGGSLIFYTFTTYMQKYLVNTVHLPIKTASYVMTGALFVYMCMQPVFGMLSDRIGRRNNMLLFGGLGALATVPILTALQHTTSPVVAFVLIIVALAIVSFYTSISGIVKAEMFPPEVRALGVGLAYAVANAIFGGSAEYVALGLKSLGHESAFFWYVSAMMVIAFLVSLRLPRQAAYLHHDH; encoded by the coding sequence ATGAGCGCAGTCACGCCTGTCACGGAAAGTCCCTCGGCCTCCGCACCCCCTCCCCAGCACTACACGGCCGAAGAAAAGCGCCACCGCGTCTTCTCGATCATGGCGGCCTCCTCGGGCAACCTGGTCGAGTGGTTCGATTTCTATGTGTATGCCTTCTCGGCCCTGTACTTCGCATCGGCCTTCTTTCCGAAGTCGGACCCGACGGTACAGCTGCTGAACACCGCCGGCGTGTTCGCGGCCGGCTTCCTGATGCGGCCCGTCGGCGGCTGGCTGTTCGGCCGCATTGCCGACAAGATCGGGCGCAAGACCTCGATGCTGATCTCCGTCACCATGATGTGCGGCGGCTCGCTCGTCATCGCCTTCTTGCCGACCTACGCGCAGATCGGCGCGTGGGCGCCGTTCCTGCTGCTGGTCTGCCGGCTGTTCCAGGGCCTTTCGGTCGGCGGCGAATACGGCACCACCGCCACCTACATGAGCGAGGTGGCGCTGCGTGGGCAGCGCGGCTTCTTCTCGTCGTTCCAGTACGTCACGCTGATCGGTGGACAGTTGCTCGCGGTGCTGGTGATCGTGGTGCTCGAGCAGTTGCTCACCGAGGCCGAGCTCAAGGCCTGGGGCTGGCGCATTCCGTTCGTCATCGGCGCGGTGGCCGCCGTGGTGGCGCTGCTGCTGCGGCGCACGCTGCACGAAACCCAAAGCGCCGAAGCCAAGGCCAACCAGGAAGCCGGCACCATGGCCGGACTCTTCAAGCACCACACGCCGGCGTTCCTCACTGTGCTGGGCTACACGGCAGGCGGCTCGCTCATCTTCTATACCTTCACCACGTACATGCAGAAGTACCTGGTGAACACGGTGCACCTGCCCATCAAGACCGCAAGTTACGTGATGACCGGCGCGCTCTTCGTCTACATGTGCATGCAGCCGGTATTCGGCATGCTGTCGGACCGCATCGGGCGTCGCAACAACATGCTGCTGTTCGGCGGCCTCGGCGCACTGGCCACGGTGCCGATTCTCACGGCGCTGCAGCACACCACCAGCCCCGTGGTGGCCTTCGTGCTGATCATCGTCGCGCTGGCCATCGTGAGCTTCTACACCTCGATCAGCGGCATCGTGAAGGCAGAGATGTTTCCGCCTGAAGTGCGTGCACTGGGCGTGGGGCTGGCCTATGCGGTGGCCAACGCCATCTTCGGCGGCTCGGCCGAGTACGTGGCGCTGGGGCTCAAGTCGCTGGGGCATGAATCGGCGTTCTTCTGGTACGTGAGCGCCATGATGGTGATTGCTTTCCTCGTGAGCTTGCGGCTGCCGCGCCAAGCCGCCTACCTGCATCACGACCACTGA